Proteins encoded together in one Myxocyprinus asiaticus isolate MX2 ecotype Aquarium Trade chromosome 21, UBuf_Myxa_2, whole genome shotgun sequence window:
- the ccdc172 gene encoding coiled-coil domain-containing protein 172: MKEMKSFNNEFNLLSDRNVAFHTQTRSKIHSLELEAETLNKEMDLLKQKNTWLSSMEKEKRTLETDLQDIQSQLKDTEKDLKEAETLTECLKTESLMVCQKPLTDSTCVRLKKELELYKEEELELLRETLSSEIQSLRMGS; the protein is encoded by the exons ATGAAAGAGATGAAATCTTTCAACAATGAATTCAACCTACTGAGTGACAGAAATGTTGCTTTTCACACCCAAACCCGATCTAAGATCCATAGTCTGGAGCTAGAAGCTGAAACTCTAAACAAAG AGATGGACTTGCTAAAGCAAAAGAACACTTGGCTGAGCTCtatggagaaagagaagagaacaCTAGAAACTGATCTTCAGGACATTCAGTCACAACTTAAAG ACACAGAGAAGGATCTGAAGGAAGCAGAGACTCTGACAGAGTGTTTGAAGACAGAGAGTCTCATGGTCTGTCAGAAACCCTTAACAGACAGTACATGTGTCAG ACTCAAGAAAGAACTGGAGTTATATAAAGAAGAAGAGCTTGAGCTTCTACGAGAGACCCTCAGCTCTGAGATTCAGTCTCTGCGAATG gggtcatga